One Fuerstiella marisgermanici DNA window includes the following coding sequences:
- a CDS encoding cation:proton antiporter, with protein sequence MMTLFAWGQQFVALPSGASQVVADEISEPSESQATTEPADSGAPAASHDAETSTDAGHHNGGSHGDSEHSGGHTDPVAEVLLAILIILFLAKISGDLFERAGMPAVLGELTVGIVLGNWALFTGSHALDFFKPVPTPYVISGEVIDTWKNPQHPTQDELWSAFETVTEESERKVGERIEVQASDVAGPVGMVWQWYREQDGTDVWHLQNPHATPEHLNLTGTMLDMLARIGVVLLLFEVGLESRVKEMVRVGVSSLLVALLGVLAPMLLGFGVGYLLVSETSADWQVPAFLGATLCATSVGITARVLKDLGCSQDKESKIILGAAVIDDVLGLVVLAVVSGVIMEGANFHVMALVKIVGLSVAFLAGALILGALQFPRMLFRAASFLRGHGLLVTTALTICFLFSWGANKAGLATIIGAFAAGLILEGAHYQEAGEKWKNRRLEDALAPLSALLVPIFFVATGIAVDLSQFSGGAVWVLAIALTIVAIIGKLVCAFGVREAGLNRLAVGFGMIPRGEVGLIFAQVGQGLQTPDGKSVVDNGTYSAIVVMVMVTTMITPPLLKWAMSKNGKSTESVAKA encoded by the coding sequence ATGATGACACTTTTCGCATGGGGACAGCAATTTGTCGCTCTTCCCAGCGGCGCTTCCCAGGTGGTTGCTGACGAAATCAGCGAACCCAGTGAGTCGCAAGCGACGACGGAGCCTGCTGATTCTGGTGCCCCGGCAGCAAGTCACGACGCCGAAACGTCAACAGATGCCGGACATCACAACGGGGGGAGTCACGGAGATTCTGAGCACTCCGGTGGGCACACGGACCCTGTCGCTGAGGTTCTGCTGGCGATTTTGATCATCCTTTTTCTGGCCAAAATATCGGGAGACCTGTTCGAACGAGCGGGAATGCCAGCCGTGTTGGGGGAACTGACGGTCGGCATCGTTCTTGGCAACTGGGCGCTGTTCACGGGCTCTCACGCCCTGGACTTTTTCAAACCGGTCCCAACGCCGTACGTGATTAGCGGCGAAGTGATCGACACATGGAAAAACCCGCAACATCCAACTCAGGACGAACTATGGTCAGCCTTCGAAACGGTCACTGAGGAATCCGAACGCAAAGTTGGCGAACGAATTGAAGTGCAGGCGAGCGACGTTGCTGGTCCCGTCGGCATGGTGTGGCAGTGGTATCGCGAACAGGATGGAACTGATGTCTGGCATCTCCAAAACCCTCACGCCACGCCCGAACATTTAAATCTAACAGGCACCATGCTCGACATGCTGGCACGCATTGGCGTGGTGCTGCTGCTGTTTGAAGTCGGTCTGGAATCACGCGTCAAAGAAATGGTGCGCGTCGGAGTATCGTCGCTGCTGGTGGCGCTGCTGGGAGTGCTCGCTCCGATGCTGTTGGGCTTTGGTGTCGGCTATCTGTTGGTCAGCGAAACCAGTGCCGATTGGCAGGTCCCCGCATTCCTGGGCGCCACATTGTGCGCGACCAGCGTGGGAATCACGGCTCGAGTATTGAAAGACCTTGGCTGCAGTCAGGACAAAGAATCCAAGATCATTCTGGGCGCTGCAGTGATCGACGATGTGCTGGGCCTGGTCGTGCTGGCGGTGGTTTCCGGCGTGATCATGGAAGGTGCCAACTTCCACGTGATGGCATTGGTCAAGATTGTGGGCCTGTCCGTGGCATTTCTGGCTGGAGCGTTGATTCTGGGAGCCCTGCAGTTTCCTCGTATGCTGTTCCGAGCCGCCAGCTTTCTGCGTGGACACGGATTATTGGTAACGACGGCACTGACGATCTGCTTTCTGTTTTCCTGGGGAGCCAACAAGGCCGGGCTGGCCACCATCATCGGTGCGTTTGCGGCCGGACTGATTCTGGAAGGAGCTCACTACCAGGAAGCCGGTGAGAAGTGGAAGAACCGGCGCCTTGAAGATGCGCTGGCCCCGTTGTCTGCTCTGTTGGTACCGATCTTCTTCGTAGCCACCGGTATCGCCGTGGACCTGTCTCAATTCAGTGGCGGAGCCGTTTGGGTCTTAGCGATCGCCTTGACCATTGTGGCGATCATTGGAAAACTAGTGTGTGCGTTTGGCGTACGCGAAGCCGGGCTGAATCGCCTGGCGGTCGGGTTTGGTATGATTCCGCGGGGCGAAGTCGGACTGATCTTCGCTCAGGTGGGACAGGGCCTGCAGACGCCGGACGGCAAAAGCGTTGTCGACAACGGGACGTATTCGGCAATCGTGGTGATGGTGATGGTCACCACGATGATCACTCCGCCGCTGTTGAAGTGGGCGATGTCGAAGAACGGCAAATCTACAGAATCGGTAGCGAAAGCCTGA
- the clpB gene encoding ATP-dependent chaperone ClpB: MAFNPEKLTVKASQAIRNAQELAENSSHRFIRPLHLLKALLEEDQGIMKPVLQRMGANIGQLNNMVDSELQRLPQSSGGDEQVGAGPETVKVLNAAEKQSRDMGDEYMSTEHLLLALTQIDDQAKRLLELNAIREQDILEALKQVRGGQSVTDQNPEEKYQALEKYGIDLVQAARDGKIDPVIGRDTEIRRVIQVLSRRRKNNPVLIGEPGVGKTAIVEGLAQRIVLGDVPQNLKDKSVFALDLGALVAGAKYRGEFEDRLKAVLKEVQGANGQIIMFIDELHTVVGAGASEGSMDASNLLKPALARGELHCVGATTLDEYRKHIEKDPALERRFQPVIVQEPNVEDTISILRGLKDRYESHHGIRITDDSLIAAATLSDRYISDRFLPDKAIDLVDEAGSRLRMEIDSMPAEIDEATRTLTRMQIEAAALEKESSADSKERLEDLRRQIAENEETTNQLKAKWEAEKSAISGLKPLKEEIEKLRTAYTQAFSNAQKTNSNEEYQRAYEAEQQLKTAEAQLATMEQKSAELNDDPESRLLREEVTEEDIARVVSLWTGVPVSRMMQGEREKLLRMETEIHKRMIDQHEAVGAVSNAVRRARSGMQDAHRPIGSFMFLGPTGVGKTELCKALAEFLFDDERSMVRIDMSEFMERHSVARLIGAPPGYVGYEEGGRLTEAVRRNPYCVILLDEVEKAHRDVFNILLQLLDDGRLTDSQGRTVDFSNCIIVMTSNIGSQAIMELSTEKADSNEIHNRAMDALQQHFLPEFLNRIDEVIVFHPLGREEIREIVDLQVQHLNRQLESNGFKLEISDNAKQLLANEGYDPKYGARPLKRVIQQRLQNALANEMLAGNFPEGSTIMIDAATDGFVFQTK, translated from the coding sequence ATGGCCTTCAATCCAGAAAAACTAACCGTCAAAGCCAGCCAGGCGATTCGTAACGCTCAGGAATTGGCCGAGAACAGCAGCCACCGCTTTATTCGCCCACTGCATTTGTTGAAGGCATTGTTGGAAGAAGATCAGGGGATTATGAAGCCCGTGCTTCAGCGCATGGGAGCCAACATCGGCCAGCTGAACAACATGGTCGACAGCGAACTGCAGCGGCTGCCGCAATCGTCCGGTGGAGACGAGCAGGTGGGAGCCGGTCCGGAAACGGTCAAAGTGCTGAACGCCGCCGAGAAACAGTCTCGCGACATGGGCGACGAGTACATGTCCACCGAGCATCTGCTTCTGGCACTGACTCAGATCGACGACCAGGCCAAGCGTCTGCTGGAACTGAACGCGATCCGTGAGCAGGACATTCTGGAAGCACTCAAACAAGTACGAGGAGGACAAAGCGTGACCGATCAAAACCCCGAAGAAAAATACCAGGCTCTTGAAAAATACGGCATCGACCTGGTCCAGGCCGCGCGCGATGGCAAAATCGATCCGGTGATCGGACGCGACACGGAAATCCGCCGAGTCATTCAAGTGCTGTCTCGCCGTCGCAAGAACAACCCCGTTCTTATCGGCGAGCCTGGCGTCGGCAAAACAGCAATCGTCGAAGGACTGGCTCAACGTATCGTGTTGGGCGACGTGCCTCAAAACCTGAAAGACAAAAGCGTCTTCGCACTCGACCTGGGAGCCCTCGTGGCCGGTGCCAAATACCGAGGCGAATTCGAAGATCGTCTGAAGGCCGTGCTAAAAGAAGTGCAGGGGGCCAATGGTCAGATCATCATGTTTATCGACGAATTGCACACGGTCGTGGGAGCCGGAGCAAGCGAAGGATCGATGGACGCGTCGAACCTGCTGAAGCCTGCACTCGCTAGAGGCGAACTGCATTGCGTGGGCGCCACGACTCTGGACGAATACCGCAAACACATCGAAAAAGACCCGGCTCTTGAACGCCGTTTCCAGCCGGTCATTGTGCAGGAACCCAACGTCGAAGACACAATCAGCATTCTACGCGGATTGAAAGATCGTTACGAAAGTCACCACGGCATCCGTATCACCGACGATTCGCTGATTGCCGCAGCGACTCTGTCAGATCGTTACATCAGCGATCGCTTTCTGCCCGACAAAGCCATCGACCTCGTTGATGAAGCGGGCAGTCGGCTGCGCATGGAAATCGACAGCATGCCGGCCGAAATCGACGAAGCGACTCGCACGCTGACTCGCATGCAGATCGAGGCGGCAGCGTTGGAAAAAGAAAGCAGCGCCGACAGTAAAGAACGCCTGGAGGACCTGCGTCGTCAGATCGCGGAAAACGAGGAAACGACCAACCAGTTAAAAGCCAAATGGGAAGCCGAAAAGTCGGCAATTTCCGGGTTGAAGCCACTGAAAGAAGAAATCGAAAAGCTGCGGACGGCGTATACGCAGGCGTTCTCGAACGCTCAAAAAACCAACAGCAACGAAGAATACCAGCGAGCGTACGAAGCCGAACAGCAATTGAAAACCGCAGAAGCTCAACTTGCCACCATGGAGCAGAAGTCGGCGGAACTGAACGATGATCCGGAAAGCCGTCTGCTGCGTGAAGAAGTGACCGAAGAAGACATCGCTCGAGTGGTCAGTCTGTGGACGGGCGTGCCCGTGTCTCGCATGATGCAGGGCGAACGCGAAAAGCTTTTGCGGATGGAAACCGAAATCCACAAACGCATGATCGATCAGCACGAAGCGGTCGGAGCTGTTTCCAACGCTGTGCGTCGAGCTCGATCCGGCATGCAGGACGCTCACCGGCCCATCGGCAGTTTCATGTTTCTCGGCCCGACCGGCGTTGGGAAGACGGAACTGTGTAAAGCGCTGGCTGAATTCTTGTTCGACGACGAACGCAGCATGGTCCGCATCGACATGAGCGAATTCATGGAACGCCATTCGGTCGCCCGACTGATTGGTGCTCCTCCCGGCTATGTTGGCTACGAAGAAGGCGGTCGCCTAACCGAAGCCGTACGACGCAATCCTTACTGTGTGATCCTGCTTGATGAAGTTGAGAAAGCTCATCGCGACGTCTTTAACATTCTGCTGCAGCTTCTGGACGACGGGCGCCTGACCGATAGTCAGGGCCGAACGGTCGACTTCAGCAACTGCATCATCGTGATGACGTCCAACATCGGCAGCCAGGCAATCATGGAACTCAGCACGGAGAAAGCCGACAGCAACGAAATTCACAACCGAGCGATGGATGCACTGCAGCAGCACTTCCTGCCCGAATTCCTGAATCGCATTGATGAAGTCATCGTGTTCCACCCTCTGGGTCGCGAAGAAATTCGTGAGATCGTCGACTTGCAGGTGCAGCATCTGAATCGTCAGTTGGAGAGCAACGGCTTCAAGCTGGAAATCAGCGACAATGCCAAACAGTTGCTGGCTAATGAAGGCTACGACCCGAAATATGGAGCTCGACCGTTAAAGCGAGTGATCCAGCAGCGTCTGCAGAATGCGTTGGCCAACGAAATGCTGGCGGGCAATTTCCCGGAAGGTTCGACCATCATGATCGACGCAGCGACCGACGGGTTCGTGTTTCAGACGAAGTGA
- the dnaK gene encoding molecular chaperone DnaK, translating into MAVSGEKIIGIDLGTTNSVVSVMEGGEPKVIANQEGSRTTPSVIAFTDKGETLVGDPAKRQAVTNPKNTIYSIKRFMGRRHSEVKSEEKIVPYEVIGAEADYVKVNVNGKEHTPPEISALVLRKLKEASESYLGHKVNKAVITVPAYFNDAQRQATKDAGQIAGLEVSRIINEPTAAALAYGLDKKQEEKIVVFDLGGGTFDVSILEVGDELVEVLSTNGDTHLGGDDFDEVLINHIAEEFKKTDGIDLRGDAMALQRLREAAEKAKKELSTAQTSDINLPFITADASGAKHLQMSIGRAEFEKLIDPLVERCRGPVENALKDAKLKSGDIAEVVLVGGSTRVPKVVAFVKEMFGKEPHKGVNPDEVVSLGAAIQGGIISGDVKDVVLLDVTPLSLGIETEGGIMTTLVERNTTIPTTKSETFSTAADNQPAVTVRVFQGERRMAADNRLLDQFDLTDLPPAPRGVPQIEVKFDIDVNGILSVSAKDKATGKEHSVQIKQSSGLSDEEIERMRKDGEAHAEEDKQKEELAKARNEASTLVHQTEKTLKEHEDKLDDSSKDAITASCDKVKKAAEGDDPATIRTALEELAQASQALFQHMQAAAEAGGDGEPETAGATAGGGDDDIIDADFEKKE; encoded by the coding sequence ATGGCAGTTTCCGGCGAAAAAATTATTGGCATCGACCTCGGCACAACCAACTCCGTTGTCTCAGTGATGGAGGGCGGCGAGCCCAAAGTAATCGCCAATCAGGAAGGTAGCCGCACAACTCCCAGCGTCATTGCCTTCACAGACAAGGGCGAAACTCTGGTCGGCGACCCGGCCAAACGGCAGGCGGTCACCAACCCGAAAAACACGATCTATTCGATCAAGCGATTCATGGGCCGACGCCATAGCGAAGTGAAGTCGGAAGAAAAGATCGTCCCTTACGAAGTCATCGGTGCCGAAGCCGACTACGTCAAAGTAAACGTCAACGGCAAAGAGCACACGCCGCCTGAGATCTCTGCACTCGTGCTGCGAAAGCTGAAGGAAGCATCAGAAAGCTACCTCGGTCACAAGGTTAACAAAGCAGTCATCACGGTCCCGGCTTACTTCAACGACGCTCAACGACAGGCCACAAAAGACGCGGGCCAGATCGCGGGACTCGAAGTGTCGCGTATCATCAACGAACCGACAGCAGCCGCATTGGCTTATGGTCTGGACAAAAAGCAGGAAGAAAAAATTGTCGTCTTCGACCTCGGCGGCGGTACATTTGACGTTTCTATCCTGGAAGTCGGCGACGAACTGGTCGAAGTGCTCAGCACCAACGGCGACACGCATCTGGGTGGCGACGACTTCGACGAAGTGTTGATCAACCACATCGCGGAAGAATTCAAGAAGACCGACGGTATCGACCTTCGTGGCGACGCCATGGCTTTGCAGCGACTACGTGAAGCCGCTGAGAAAGCGAAGAAGGAACTGTCGACCGCTCAAACATCTGACATCAACCTGCCGTTTATCACCGCCGATGCCAGCGGCGCGAAGCACTTGCAGATGTCGATTGGTCGAGCTGAATTCGAAAAGCTGATCGACCCGTTGGTCGAACGCTGTCGCGGCCCGGTCGAAAACGCACTGAAGGACGCCAAGCTGAAGTCTGGCGACATCGCGGAAGTCGTTTTGGTCGGTGGTTCGACTCGAGTGCCAAAGGTTGTGGCCTTCGTCAAAGAAATGTTCGGCAAGGAACCACACAAGGGTGTGAACCCAGACGAAGTGGTTTCTCTGGGAGCGGCGATCCAGGGTGGAATTATTTCCGGTGATGTCAAAGACGTCGTCCTGCTCGACGTGACTCCGCTGTCGCTGGGTATCGAAACCGAAGGCGGCATCATGACGACTTTGGTTGAACGCAATACAACGATTCCAACCACGAAGTCCGAAACGTTCTCAACCGCAGCCGACAATCAGCCAGCGGTAACCGTTCGCGTCTTCCAGGGCGAACGTCGTATGGCGGCAGACAACCGACTGCTGGACCAGTTCGATCTGACCGATCTTCCGCCCGCTCCACGCGGCGTGCCTCAGATTGAGGTGAAGTTTGACATCGACGTGAACGGCATTCTGAGTGTCTCTGCCAAGGACAAAGCGACGGGCAAAGAGCATAGCGTGCAGATCAAGCAGTCCAGTGGATTGTCGGACGAAGAGATCGAACGTATGCGAAAAGACGGTGAAGCTCACGCCGAAGAAGATAAGCAGAAGGAAGAACTGGCCAAGGCACGCAACGAAGCGTCGACTCTTGTGCACCAGACAGAAAAGACGCTGAAGGAACACGAAGACAAGCTTGACGATTCTTCCAAGGATGCTATCACGGCTTCCTGCGACAAAGTCAAGAAGGCCGCAGAAGGCGACGATCCAGCTACGATTCGCACAGCATTAGAAGAATTGGCGCAGGCTAGTCAGGCATTGTTCCAGCACATGCAGGCGGCCGCAGAAGCCGGTGGTGATGGTGAGCCGGAAACCGCCGGAGCGACTGCAGGCGGCGGCGATGACGACATCATTGATGCGGACTTTGAGAAGAAAGAGTAG
- the pheA gene encoding prephenate dehydratase, whose product MMAKKKATRPVKKKVAKKASSKKTAAAKKSPVAKQASAKKTTPDQRLTAIDKELVDLLNRRVEVFLEKVAQAESPRKAVFDVQDDIKLWSLLESSSKGPMDAEELKAIFRPLLNAGRQRVRNDRVAYLGPAYSFTHLAAINRFGESADLVPVSTIATVFEEVNRGHVDFGLVPIENSTDGRIVDTLDMFTRLPLRICGEVQLHVHHNLLARCDRSEITEIYSKPQALSQCRDWLAKNLSHARLIEVTSTSTAAQLARDKPGAAAVASQQAASQYGIQIVADCIEDNRNNITRFAIIGDAIADATGHDRTAILLQIPHQPGSLSDALQIFKRCKVNLTWIESFPLRSPEVGYLFFLDFEGHVSDAKIKKTLKELEKMADRLEILGSYPRSEPLN is encoded by the coding sequence ATGATGGCAAAAAAGAAGGCCACCCGGCCCGTCAAGAAAAAGGTCGCTAAGAAGGCGTCGTCGAAAAAAACGGCTGCAGCCAAGAAATCGCCTGTCGCCAAGCAGGCGTCAGCGAAGAAAACGACCCCGGATCAGCGACTCACTGCGATCGACAAAGAACTTGTGGATCTGCTGAATCGTCGAGTCGAAGTGTTTCTGGAAAAAGTCGCTCAGGCCGAATCGCCGCGCAAGGCGGTTTTCGACGTGCAGGACGACATTAAGCTGTGGTCGCTGCTGGAATCGTCCAGCAAAGGACCAATGGATGCTGAGGAGCTGAAGGCCATTTTTCGGCCGCTGCTAAACGCAGGTCGTCAGCGAGTCCGCAATGACCGAGTGGCCTATTTGGGACCGGCTTACAGTTTCACTCACCTTGCCGCCATCAATCGGTTTGGCGAGTCGGCCGATTTGGTTCCTGTCAGCACCATCGCGACCGTGTTTGAAGAAGTGAACCGTGGGCACGTCGATTTCGGTCTGGTGCCGATTGAAAACAGCACCGACGGCCGCATTGTGGACACGCTGGACATGTTCACGCGGTTGCCACTACGCATCTGCGGCGAAGTGCAGTTGCACGTGCACCACAATCTGTTGGCTCGATGCGATCGTAGCGAGATCACAGAAATCTACAGTAAGCCTCAGGCGCTGTCACAGTGTCGAGACTGGCTGGCCAAGAATCTGTCGCACGCTCGGCTGATCGAAGTTACCAGTACCTCAACGGCCGCTCAGCTTGCTCGCGATAAGCCGGGAGCCGCAGCGGTTGCCAGTCAGCAGGCCGCCAGTCAGTACGGCATTCAGATTGTTGCCGATTGCATCGAAGACAACCGCAACAATATCACGCGGTTCGCCATCATTGGCGATGCGATTGCCGACGCGACGGGTCACGACCGCACGGCCATTTTGCTGCAGATTCCGCACCAGCCTGGTTCACTGTCGGACGCTTTGCAGATCTTCAAACGCTGTAAAGTGAACCTGACGTGGATTGAATCCTTCCCACTGCGATCGCCGGAAGTCGGCTACCTCTTCTTCCTTGACTTTGAAGGCCACGTGTCTGACGCGAAGATCAAGAAGACGCTGAAGGAGCTGGAGAAAATGGCGGATCGGCTGGAAATTCTGGGCTCTTACCCACGCAGCGAACCACTGAACTAA
- a CDS encoding zinc-dependent alcohol dehydrogenase, protein MKALLLSEYKKLELTDIPKPEIAADEVLVQIQACGICGSDIHGWDGSSGRRVPPLVMGHEAAGIVAAVGKNVQGYTEGDRITFDSMVWCGDCHFCRAGRTNLCDNRTVLGVSCGDYRRYGCFAEYVNVPARICCHLPESLSFEHAALIEAVSVAVHAANRTPVSLGDTAVVVGSGMIGLLVIQAIKQKGCSRVIATDLNSSRLEVAKKLGADVTINVGEEDAAARVKELTNGRGADVALEVVGATATIQSAIDCTRKGGSVTIVGNLAPTIELPLQSVVTRELNVFGSCASSGEYPACVDLLASGQIRVEDMITARAPLEQGHDWFNRLYEGEANAMKVLLCPTMT, encoded by the coding sequence GTGAAAGCTCTCCTTCTTTCGGAATACAAGAAACTCGAACTGACCGACATTCCGAAACCGGAAATTGCGGCGGACGAAGTGCTGGTACAGATCCAGGCCTGTGGCATCTGCGGCAGCGATATCCACGGCTGGGACGGCAGCAGCGGTCGACGAGTTCCTCCGTTGGTGATGGGGCATGAGGCGGCTGGCATCGTGGCGGCCGTCGGCAAGAACGTGCAGGGTTACACCGAAGGCGATCGCATCACCTTCGATTCCATGGTGTGGTGTGGCGACTGTCACTTTTGTCGCGCTGGCCGCACAAACCTGTGCGACAACCGCACGGTGCTGGGTGTCAGTTGCGGCGACTACCGACGCTATGGCTGCTTCGCCGAGTACGTCAACGTACCAGCCCGCATCTGCTGCCACCTTCCGGAATCACTTTCCTTCGAGCACGCGGCATTGATTGAAGCGGTTTCTGTGGCCGTGCATGCGGCCAACCGAACTCCGGTTTCGCTGGGTGACACAGCCGTCGTGGTCGGCAGCGGGATGATCGGCCTGCTGGTCATTCAGGCGATCAAGCAAAAAGGGTGCAGTCGAGTCATCGCGACGGATTTGAATTCCAGCCGTCTGGAAGTAGCGAAGAAGCTGGGAGCCGACGTGACGATCAACGTGGGCGAAGAAGACGCAGCGGCTCGCGTAAAGGAACTTACCAATGGTCGGGGTGCAGACGTGGCGTTGGAAGTCGTCGGCGCGACGGCGACGATTCAATCTGCCATCGATTGCACTCGCAAAGGCGGCAGCGTCACAATCGTCGGCAACCTTGCTCCGACTATCGAATTGCCACTGCAGTCCGTTGTGACTCGCGAACTGAACGTTTTCGGCAGCTGTGCCTCCAGTGGCGAGTACCCCGCGTGCGTGGACCTTCTGGCGTCGGGGCAAATCAGGGTCGAAGACATGATCACCGCGCGAGCTCCACTGGAACAGGGGCATGACTGGTTCAACCGGCTGTACGAAGGCGAAGCGAACGCCATGAAGGTCCTGCTTTGCCCGACGATGACTTAG